A region of Diospyros lotus cultivar Yz01 chromosome 3, ASM1463336v1, whole genome shotgun sequence DNA encodes the following proteins:
- the LOC127796543 gene encoding SNF1-related protein kinase regulatory subunit gamma-1-like isoform X2 gives MAQREIPKETSKLASCDAYFETIQSRKKLPMLLQENLTEAFARIPVSSFPKVPGGKVIEIQADTSIGDAVKILSESNILSAPVRNPSAESSMDWRDRYLGMVDYSAIVLWVLESAEIAAAALSASTATAAGIGAGAVGALGAVALGATGPAAVAGLTIAAVGAAVVGGVVADKGLGRDGPTAADKLGEDFYKVILQEEPFKSTPVRSIVRSYRWAPFLPVASDSSMLSVLLLLSKYRLRNVPVVEPGQPLVKNFITQSAVVQGLVRCKGRDWFDSISAQPISALGLPFMSINEVISIGSNELILEAFKRMKDNQIGGLPVVEGPNKKIIGNVSIRDIRHLLLKPQLFSNFRQLTVMGFMNTVASTSHDCGKVIAPITCRLDSTLGSVIQTLASKSVHRIYAVAGENNEIVGVITLRDVISCFIYEPPNHFDNYFGFALQEMLDQ, from the exons ATGGCACAACGAGAAATACCCAAGGAAACTTCAAAACTTGCGAGCTGTGATGCTTACTTTGAGACAATTCAGAGCAGGAAAAAACTGCCCATGTTGTTACAGGAGAATTTGACAGAGGCATTTGCAAGAATCCCAGTTTCATCCTTCCCAAAAGTCCCTGGAGGCAAAG TTATTGAGATTCAAGCCGACACATCCATTGGAGATGCAGTCAAGATTCTATCCGAGTCCAACATCCTGTCAGCTCCTGTAAGAAACCCCAGTGCTGAAAGCAGCATGGATTGGAGGGATAGATACTTGGGAATGGTGGATTACTCGGCCATTGTTCTGTGGGTGCTGGAGAGTGCAGAGATTGCTGCAGCCGCCTTGTCAGCCAGTACTGCCACTGCTGCGGGGATCGGTGCAGGTGCTGTTGGAGCTCTCGGAGCTGTTGCACTGGGCGCAACCGGCCCTGCAGCAGTTGCCGGACTCACCATTGCCGCGGTTGGCGCTGCTGTAGTTGGTGGCGTGGTTGCCGATAAAGGCCTAGGAAGGGACGGCCCAACAGCTGCTGATAAATTGGGGGAGGATTTCTACAAAGTCATCCTGCAAGAAGAGCCTTTCAAGTCCACCCCA GTGAGGTCGATCGTTCGATCCTACCGGTGGGCGCCTTTTCTTCCGGTTGCATCAGATAGCTCGATGTTGTCGGTTTTGCTGCTCCTGTCAAAATATAGGCTTAGAAATGTGCCCGTGGTCGAACCAGGCCAGCCATTAGTGAAGAACTTCATTACTCAATCTGCAGTTGTTCAGGGTCTGGTGAGATGCAAAGGAAGAGATTGGTTTGATTCCATTTCGGCTCAGCCTATTTCTGCTCTGGGCCTTCCTTTTATGTCCATCAATGAG GTTATTAGCATAGGAAGCAATGAACTGATACTGGAAGCTTTCAAGAGAATGAAGGATAACCAAATTGGAGGGCTCCCAGTTGTGGAGGGTCCAAATAAGAAGATCATTGGCAATGTGAGCATAAGAGACATCAGACACTTGTTGCTCAAACCGCAGCTTTTCTCCAATTTCAG GCAACTCACCGTGATGGGCTTCATGAACACAGTGGCTTCGACGAGCCACGACTGTGGGAAGGTGATAGCGCCGATAACATGCAGGCTGGACTCGACCCTTGGCAGCGTCATCCAAACTCTTGCTTCAAAGTCGGTTCACAGAATCTATGCGGTGGCTGGAGAGAACAATGAAATCGTTGGCGTGATCACTCTTAGAGATGTCATCTCTTGCTTCATCTACGAACCCCCTAATCACTTCGATAATTACTTCGGGTTCGCGTTGCAAGAAATGTTGGACCAGTGA
- the LOC127796543 gene encoding SNF1-related protein kinase regulatory subunit gamma-1-like isoform X1, whose translation MLLLEKYWFRVSLNALDVGRGMAQREIPKETSKLASCDAYFETIQSRKKLPMLLQENLTEAFARIPVSSFPKVPGGKVIEIQADTSIGDAVKILSESNILSAPVRNPSAESSMDWRDRYLGMVDYSAIVLWVLESAEIAAAALSASTATAAGIGAGAVGALGAVALGATGPAAVAGLTIAAVGAAVVGGVVADKGLGRDGPTAADKLGEDFYKVILQEEPFKSTPVRSIVRSYRWAPFLPVASDSSMLSVLLLLSKYRLRNVPVVEPGQPLVKNFITQSAVVQGLVRCKGRDWFDSISAQPISALGLPFMSINEVISIGSNELILEAFKRMKDNQIGGLPVVEGPNKKIIGNVSIRDIRHLLLKPQLFSNFRQLTVMGFMNTVASTSHDCGKVIAPITCRLDSTLGSVIQTLASKSVHRIYAVAGENNEIVGVITLRDVISCFIYEPPNHFDNYFGFALQEMLDQ comes from the exons ATGCTATTGTTGGAAAAGTATTGGTTTAGAGTTTCACTCAATGCATTGGATGTTGGCAGAGGTATGGCACAACGAGAAATACCCAAGGAAACTTCAAAACTTGCGAGCTGTGATGCTTACTTTGAGACAATTCAGAGCAGGAAAAAACTGCCCATGTTGTTACAGGAGAATTTGACAGAGGCATTTGCAAGAATCCCAGTTTCATCCTTCCCAAAAGTCCCTGGAGGCAAAG TTATTGAGATTCAAGCCGACACATCCATTGGAGATGCAGTCAAGATTCTATCCGAGTCCAACATCCTGTCAGCTCCTGTAAGAAACCCCAGTGCTGAAAGCAGCATGGATTGGAGGGATAGATACTTGGGAATGGTGGATTACTCGGCCATTGTTCTGTGGGTGCTGGAGAGTGCAGAGATTGCTGCAGCCGCCTTGTCAGCCAGTACTGCCACTGCTGCGGGGATCGGTGCAGGTGCTGTTGGAGCTCTCGGAGCTGTTGCACTGGGCGCAACCGGCCCTGCAGCAGTTGCCGGACTCACCATTGCCGCGGTTGGCGCTGCTGTAGTTGGTGGCGTGGTTGCCGATAAAGGCCTAGGAAGGGACGGCCCAACAGCTGCTGATAAATTGGGGGAGGATTTCTACAAAGTCATCCTGCAAGAAGAGCCTTTCAAGTCCACCCCA GTGAGGTCGATCGTTCGATCCTACCGGTGGGCGCCTTTTCTTCCGGTTGCATCAGATAGCTCGATGTTGTCGGTTTTGCTGCTCCTGTCAAAATATAGGCTTAGAAATGTGCCCGTGGTCGAACCAGGCCAGCCATTAGTGAAGAACTTCATTACTCAATCTGCAGTTGTTCAGGGTCTGGTGAGATGCAAAGGAAGAGATTGGTTTGATTCCATTTCGGCTCAGCCTATTTCTGCTCTGGGCCTTCCTTTTATGTCCATCAATGAG GTTATTAGCATAGGAAGCAATGAACTGATACTGGAAGCTTTCAAGAGAATGAAGGATAACCAAATTGGAGGGCTCCCAGTTGTGGAGGGTCCAAATAAGAAGATCATTGGCAATGTGAGCATAAGAGACATCAGACACTTGTTGCTCAAACCGCAGCTTTTCTCCAATTTCAG GCAACTCACCGTGATGGGCTTCATGAACACAGTGGCTTCGACGAGCCACGACTGTGGGAAGGTGATAGCGCCGATAACATGCAGGCTGGACTCGACCCTTGGCAGCGTCATCCAAACTCTTGCTTCAAAGTCGGTTCACAGAATCTATGCGGTGGCTGGAGAGAACAATGAAATCGTTGGCGTGATCACTCTTAGAGATGTCATCTCTTGCTTCATCTACGAACCCCCTAATCACTTCGATAATTACTTCGGGTTCGCGTTGCAAGAAATGTTGGACCAGTGA